The nucleotide sequence TGTGTATCGCTGCCATACTTTCCGTGAAAGGCGTAAATATAGGATTAATAACGAAACTAGCCTATCCAATCCAAGTATAAAACGTTGTTCAAACTACGAAAACGTTGGAGTTTGATAAAATTTTATAAGCCTTGGTCAATTGTCAAGTTTTTCGTCCAAATTTTAGCCGTGATACATTAATTTGGGGATTTTCACTCATTGGATTTATCCATTTTGTCCTGTAAGGCAAAATAAGCCCTCTTGGAAGCACGTTCCTCAGCCTTCTTTTTTGAGGTTGCCCTGGCTTTGGCCACAATTTTGCCCCCAATGGATAACTTTACTGCAAAATGCTTAATAACATCATTTCCCGTATCCTCGTAGATATCGTAATTAAAAGATTTTTTTTGTTTTTGGCACCATTCTATTACCAAGCTTTTATAGCTTATGACCTTACCCTCCAATTGTTCAATATCCACATAGGGGTCTATAATTCTTTTGCTAATAAACTTTTCGCAGAATTTATACCCTCTATCCAAGTATATGGCGCCTACCAAGGCTTCAAAAACATTTCCGTGTATATTATCCCCAAAACGGGATTTGGGAATTCTACTCTCTACAAAATCGATTAGTTTAAGATCCTTCCCCAACTCATTCAGGTGTTCCCTACTAACAATTTTAGATCTCATCTTGGTAAGATATCCTTCGTCCCCATCCGGAACCTTGCTATATAAGTGCTTGGAAATTATGGTCCCCAGCATGGCATCCCCTAAAAATTCCAAGCGCTCATAATTCATAGGAAAGCCAACCTTATCCTTTCTGTTGGCAGAGCGATGAACGAACGCTTTTTGATAAATTTCCAGGTTTTTTGGCTTAAAACCCAAAATTTTTTTCATTCCCAAAAAAAAATCCCCATCCTTTTTTGAATGGGAATTAAATAAATTGGAAAAAGCGTTCATATTATGAATTAGCTAATTTTTTTAAATATCACACATGCATTATGTCCCCCAAATCCGAAAGTGTTGCTCAATGCAACGTTTACCTCTCTTTTTTGTGCCTTATTAAGGGTAAGGTTCAATTTGGGATCAATATTGTCGTCTACAGTAGTATGGTTGATGGTAGGGGGTACCAATCCATGCTCCATGGCCAATATAGAAGCAATGGCCTCAATAGCACCGGCAGCACCTAGAAGATGACCTGTCATGGATTTTGTAGAGTTTATGTTTATCTGGTGCGCATGCTCTCCGAAAACCTTGGTTATCGCCTTTAACTCGGCAACATCACCTAAGGGAGTAGAAGTACCATGTGTATTTATGGCATCCACATCTTCAGGTTTTAATCCGGCATCCTTTAAGCAATTCTCCATTACCCTAACAACTCCAATTCCGTCAGGATGTGGTGCCGTCATATGGTAGGCATCACTGGATAAACCTCCACCAGCTACTTCCGCATATATTTTTGCTCCCCTGGCTTTTGCGTGCTCATATTCTTCAAGGATCAAGGCTCCCGCCCCTTCGCCCAGAACAAATCCGTCCCTAGTGGCATCAAATGGCCTTGAAGCTGTTTCTGGGCTCTCATTACGTGTGGAAAGTGCATGCATTGCTCCAAAACCGCCCATTCCGGCTATGGTAACCGCTGCCTCACTACCACCAGTAACTACAACATCACAATATCCCAAACGTATAGTGTTCAAGGCATCGATTATGGCATTGGCAGAGGACGCACAGGCCGATACCGTAGTATAGTTAGGACCCATAAAACCATGCTTAATAGATATATTTCCAGGAGCAATATCAGCAATCATTTTTGGGATAAAGAATGGATTAAAACGTGGCGTTCCATCTCCAGCAGCAAAATTTAAAACTTCGTTTTGAAAAGTTTCCAATCCTCCTATGCCAGCTCCCCAGATTACCCCAGTTCGAAACTTATCTATCTTATCAAGATCCAATCCTGAGTCTTTTATGGCTTCATCTGATGAAATGAGTGCATATTGGGCAAACCTGTCCAACTTGCGGGCCTCTTTTCTATCAAAATAATCTTCAGCATTATAGTTCTTTAATTCGCATGCAAATTTTACCTTAAACTTCTCTGTATCATAATAAGTAATAGGGGCCGAACCACTTTTTCCGTTCTTTAGGCCTTCCCAATACTCTTCAATATTATTGCCAATAGGTGTCAAAGCACCTAGACCAGTAACCACAACTCGCTTTAATTGCATTGAACTAAATTTTTGTTTAACTTATTAAGTTAGGTGTAAATTAAAAAAAATTATCCATGCAGCGTCTTTACCACATGGATAATTTTGAAACTTGTTCAAGAAATCATAAAATTACTTGGCTTCTTCTATATAACTTATAGCTTGACCAACTGTAGCAATGTTTTCTGCTTGATCGTCCGGAATTTGAATATCAAATTCTTTTTCGAACTCCATTATCAACTCAACAGTATCCAATGAATCTGCCCCTAGGTCGTTGGTAAAGCTAGCTTCGGTTACAACTTCGTTCTCATCAACACCTAATTTATCTACGATGATAGCTTTTACTCTTGATGCAATGTCTGACATAATAATATCGGTTTTAAAAATTTAAATTGATGGCAAAAATAAAAAACTTTGGTTTAATAACACTATTTGTCGTTAAAATGTGATGTAATTTAATAAAATTAAATACAAGAGTGCTATTTTAGCCCAAAATTATTTTCTGTCCTAACCCCAAAATTATACATGAAAAGGATTGTCCTATTTGCTTCCGGCTCTGGTTCCAACGTTGAAAACATAGAACAATATTTTCGCGACAATTCCGAGGTTTCCATTAGCTGTGTACTATCCAATAAAAAGGACGCCAAAGTTTTTGAAAGGTGTAACCGGTTAAATTTGAATGCCTTATATTTTAATAGACATGCCTTCTATAGCTCGGACTGTGTTTTAAATATCCTTAAATCCCTTAACCCGGACCTTATTGTTTTGGCAGGATTTCTTTGGAAGATTCCAGATAACCTTATCTGCAGTTATCCCAATAAAATAATTAATATTCATCCCGCATTGCTCCCCAAATACGGAGGTAAGGGAATGTACGGCATGCATGTTCATGAAGCGGTTAAAAGCAATAATGAGACGGAAACGGGAATAACCATCCACTATGTAAACGAGAATTATGACGAAGGAGCCATCATTAAGCAGGCAAAGGTTGCTTTAAGCCCAAATGATACCCCTGAAATGATTGCAGAAAAGGTCCATCAATTGGAATATGGGCATTTCCCGAAAGTGATAGAACAGGTTTTAATGGGGACATAATGGCCAAAAAAGAAAAATTCTATACCGTGTGGAAGGGAAGTCGACCAGGAATATACACCAGCTGGAAAGACTGCAAAGCTGCTATCTCCAACTACAAGGGAACCCAATATAAATCCTTCCCAACATTTGAGGAAGCAAAAAAGGCCTACAATGGCAATTACGATGATTATAAGGGCAAAAAAAACACCTCCTCCACACTGAGCAAGGAGCAAATTAGTAAAATAGGCGATCCCAATTACAATTCCATTTCGGTTGATGCTGCCTCTAGCGGTAATCCGGGTATCATGGAATACAGGGGAGTAGATACAAAAACCAAAAAAGAACTTTTTAAACAGGGACCATTTAAACAAGGTACCAATAATATTGGCGAGTTTTTGGCCTTGGTACATGGGCTGGCTTTTCTAAAGAAACAGAATAGCGACAGGATAATATATACTGATTCCAAAACGGCCATGAGCTGGGTCCGGAAAAAAAGCTGTAATTCCAAATTGCCAGAAACCCC is from Arenibacter algicola and encodes:
- the fabF gene encoding beta-ketoacyl-ACP synthase II, giving the protein MQLKRVVVTGLGALTPIGNNIEEYWEGLKNGKSGSAPITYYDTEKFKVKFACELKNYNAEDYFDRKEARKLDRFAQYALISSDEAIKDSGLDLDKIDKFRTGVIWGAGIGGLETFQNEVLNFAAGDGTPRFNPFFIPKMIADIAPGNISIKHGFMGPNYTTVSACASSANAIIDALNTIRLGYCDVVVTGGSEAAVTIAGMGGFGAMHALSTRNESPETASRPFDATRDGFVLGEGAGALILEEYEHAKARGAKIYAEVAGGGLSSDAYHMTAPHPDGIGVVRVMENCLKDAGLKPEDVDAINTHGTSTPLGDVAELKAITKVFGEHAHQININSTKSMTGHLLGAAGAIEAIASILAMEHGLVPPTINHTTVDDNIDPKLNLTLNKAQKREVNVALSNTFGFGGHNACVIFKKIS
- a CDS encoding ribonuclease H1 domain-containing protein; translation: MAKKEKFYTVWKGSRPGIYTSWKDCKAAISNYKGTQYKSFPTFEEAKKAYNGNYDDYKGKKNTSSTLSKEQISKIGDPNYNSISVDAASSGNPGIMEYRGVDTKTKKELFKQGPFKQGTNNIGEFLALVHGLAFLKKQNSDRIIYTDSKTAMSWVRKKSCNSKLPETPENKVVFDLVRRAISWLEKNTYTTTIVKWETKAWGEIPADFGRK
- the purN gene encoding phosphoribosylglycinamide formyltransferase, yielding MKRIVLFASGSGSNVENIEQYFRDNSEVSISCVLSNKKDAKVFERCNRLNLNALYFNRHAFYSSDCVLNILKSLNPDLIVLAGFLWKIPDNLICSYPNKIINIHPALLPKYGGKGMYGMHVHEAVKSNNETETGITIHYVNENYDEGAIIKQAKVALSPNDTPEMIAEKVHQLEYGHFPKVIEQVLMGT
- a CDS encoding acyl carrier protein; the protein is MSDIASRVKAIIVDKLGVDENEVVTEASFTNDLGADSLDTVELIMEFEKEFDIQIPDDQAENIATVGQAISYIEEAK
- the rnc gene encoding ribonuclease III, translated to MNAFSNLFNSHSKKDGDFFLGMKKILGFKPKNLEIYQKAFVHRSANRKDKVGFPMNYERLEFLGDAMLGTIISKHLYSKVPDGDEGYLTKMRSKIVSREHLNELGKDLKLIDFVESRIPKSRFGDNIHGNVFEALVGAIYLDRGYKFCEKFISKRIIDPYVDIEQLEGKVISYKSLVIEWCQKQKKSFNYDIYEDTGNDVIKHFAVKLSIGGKIVAKARATSKKKAEERASKRAYFALQDKMDKSNE